The Cervus elaphus chromosome 21, mCerEla1.1, whole genome shotgun sequence genome window below encodes:
- the UTP23 gene encoding rRNA-processing protein UTP23 homolog, which yields MKITRQKHAKKHLGFFRNNFGVREPYQILLDGTFCQAALRGRIQLREQLPRYLMAETQLCTTRCVLKELETLGKDLYGAKLIAQKCQVRNCPHFKNAVSGSECLLSMVEDGNPHHYFLATQDQNLSMKVKKKPGIPLMFIIQNTIVLDKPSPKAIAFVKAVESGQLVSVHEKQSIKQLKEEQGLVKDPEQRRRRKRKKVSGPNPLSCLKKKKKTQDTNSSASEKKRKRKRIRNRSTSKVLSEKQNAEG from the exons ATGAAGATCACCAGGCAGAAACACGCCAAGAAGCATCTTGGCTTCTTCCGCAATAATTTTGGAGTCCGCGAACCATACCAGATACTGCTGGACGGCACTTTCTGTCAGGCGGCGCTACGGGGCCGCATCCAGCTGCGAGAGCAGTTGCCCCGCTACCTCATGGCGGAGACTCAGCTGTGCACCACCAG ATGTGTGTTAAAAGAGTTGGAAACATTGGGAAAGGACTTATACGGGGCAAAGCTGATTGCCCAAAAATGCCAGGTTCGAAATTGTCCCCATTTCAAGAATGCAGTGAGTGGATCAGAATGTCTGCTTTCCATGGTGGAAGATGGAAATCCTCACCATTATTTCCTGGCAACACAG gATCAGAATTTGTCTATGAAAGTAAAGAAGAAGCCTGGAATTCCCCTCATGTTTATTATTCAGAACACTATAGTCTTGGACAAACCTTCTCCCAAAGCGATTGCGTTTGTTAAAGCAGTAGAGTCCGGTCAGCTTGTCTCAGTGCATGAGAAACAGAGTATCAAGCAACTCAAAGAGGAGCAGGGTTTAGTCAAAGACCCAGaacagagaagaagaagaaagcgcAAGAAAGTAAGTGGCCCCAATCCTCTTAGCtgtttgaagaaaaagaaaaaaacacaggatACGAACTCATCTGCCtcggaaaagaaaaggaaaagaaaaagaatccgaAACAGATCTACCTCAAAAGTACTTTCTGAAAAGCAGAATGCAGAAGGGTAA